The sequence CACCGACGTATTGGGCAATATTCAAGGCCTGAAGCTGGCCGATGAAACCACCGTCCCCACGCTGCGTGAACGTATCGTTCAAGCCGGCCTGGATAAGATAGGTACCCCTTATAGCTGGGGCGGCGACGATCCCGTTGACGGATTCGATTGCAGCGGCCTGGCCCTGTTCGTCTTCCGCGAGACCGCGGGTATCGATCTGCCGCGCACCTCGCGCGCTCAGCGTCAGGCGGGCGACAACGTCAATCGCCGTCAATTACGTCCCGGCGACCTGGTGTTTTTCGCGACCAGCCGGCGTGGTGTGACGTCGCACGTTGGTATCTATATTGGCCAGAATCAATTCGTGCACGCGCCTTCGCGCGGCGCCAAAGTCCGCGTCGATAAGCTCAGCAATAGCTATTGGTCCAAGCGCTACGTGGGCGCTCGCAGCTACCTAGAAAGCAATCCATCGCAATTGCTGGCCCAAAACGCCAATTAACGCGCGACAGGGGCGGCCTGGCCCGCCCCCTGCCCTTTAGCCTCGACCCACGAACGGCATATTCGTGGCCATGATCGTCATGAACTGCACGTTGGTGTCCAAGGGCAATTGCGCCATGCTCGCAACAGCCTGAGCGACGTGCGCGACGTCCATGCGGGGTTCGACCCGCGTCGACCCGTCCGCCTGAAGCACGCCCTGGGCCATGCGTTCGGTCATGTCGGTGGCGGTATTGCCGATGTCGATCTGACCGCAAGCAATGCCATATTGCCGGCAATCCAGCGAGATCGATTTGGTCAGACCGGTCACGCCATGCTTGGTTGCCGTATAGGCAATGGAGTATGGGCGCGGTGCGTGCGACGAGATCGATCCGTTGTTGATGATGCGTCCGCCGCGCGGGCTCTGCGCCTTCATAAGGCGAATAGCGGCCTGCGCGCATAGAAACATGCCGGTCAAATTGGTGTCCACCACCGAGCGCCAGACTTCCACAGGCAGGTCTTCAATGGGAACGGCAGGCGCACTGCGCCCGGCATTATTGAACAGGACGTCGAGACGGTCATACTCGCGCTGAATTTCGTCGAACAGCGCGCGCACGTCTGACTCCTGCGTGACGTCGGTCGGCACGACCAACGCACGCACGCCATCTTCGCCGGCGGCAATACGCGTCTGCTCCAGCGGCTCTCGCCGGCGGCCGGCCAACACCACCTTGTACCCCTGAGCCAGAAACTCCAGGGCAACGGCCCGGCCAA comes from Bordetella holmesii ATCC 51541 and encodes:
- a CDS encoding short chain dehydrogenase family protein; translated protein: MQSNDTPGSRVALVTGAGTGIGRAVALEFLAQGYKVVLAGRRREPLEQTRIAAGEDGVRALVVPTDVTQESDVRALFDEIQREYDRLDVLFNNAGRSAPAVPIEDLPVEVWRSVVDTNLTGMFLCAQAAIRLMKAQSPRGGRIINNGSISSHAPRPYSIAYTATKHGVTGLTKSISLDCRQYGIACGQIDIGNTATDMTERMAQGVLQADGSTRVEPRMDVAHVAQAVASMAQLPLDTNVQFMTIMATNMPFVGRG